In Scomber japonicus isolate fScoJap1 chromosome 3, fScoJap1.pri, whole genome shotgun sequence, the genomic window TCTCCACGGTGATGTTTGACCCCTGTCTCCACGGTGATGTTTGACCCCTGTCTCCACGGTGATGTTTGACCCCTGTCTCCACGGTGATGTTTGACCCCTGTCTCCACGGTGATGTTTGACCCCTGTCTCCACGGTGATGTTAGACCCCTGTCTCCACGGTGATGTTTGACCCCTGTCTCCACGGTGATGTTTGACCCCTGTCTCCACGGTGATGTTTGACCCCTGTCTCCACGGTGATGTTTGACCCCTGTCTCCACGGTGATGTTTGACCCCTGTCTCCACGGTGATGTTAGACCCCTGTCTCCACGGTGATGTTTGACCCCTGTCTCCACGGTGATGTTTGAGACAGGGTTAGTCCAGCAGACCGGGTCAGGGTTAGTCCAGCAGACCGGGTCGGGGTTAGTCCAGCAGACCGGGTCAGGGTTAGTCCAGCAGACCGGGTCAGGGTTAGTCCAGCAGACCGGGTCAGGGTAAATAAATGGACTGCGAGGCGTTAGCAGGTccgttagcattagcagctaACACAGTTActctttatttattcacatgCTCCACACACtacaaacacaggaagtgacatcagcATCCTCCTCGTCATCAGCACATGATTCAGATTCAAACATGTTagcgtagcttagcataaagactggaaacattGGTACACTGTTAGCGTAGCTTAGCATAATGACTGGAAACATTGGTACACTGTTAGCGTAGCTTAGCATAATGACTGGAAACATTGGTACACTGTTagcgtagcttagcataaagactggaaacattGGTACACtgttagcatagcttagcataaagactggaaacattGCTACACTGTTAGCGTAGCTTAGCATAATGACTGGAAACATTGCTACACTGTTAGCGTAGCTTAGCATAATGACTGGAAACATTGGTAAAAtgttagcatagcttagcataaagactggaaacattGGGAAACTGTTagcgtagcttagcataaagactggaaacattGGGAAACTGTTagcgtagcttagcataaagactggaaacattGGGAAACTGTTagcgtagcttagcataaagactggaaacattGGGAAACTGTTagcgtagcttagcataaagactggaaacattGGGAAACTGAATCATGTGACCAGAGAATGAGGTTAGCATGTTCTGTAGAGTGTGTCAGTGATGAgtcctctctgattggctggtaggcGTCCAATCAGCAGCcacacagaaataaacatgTGATCCCATGGccctgttctgattggctgcagctTCACAGAGAGAATGCTGGTATTCAAAGGGGGCGGGGCCAGAATGGACAGGTGTGTTTACTGGTTCCTCTGGTTCTGGTTCCTCTGGTTCTGGTTCCTCTGGTTCTGGTTGTGGTTCCTCTGGTTGTGGTTCCGTCAGGGTTCACCAGGAGAACATactatgttttcatgtttttaaagtttgtcGGAAcgagtctgtttctgtttttataacaTCAGTCGTCATGGCAGCTTGTGTTGCGTCGTCATGGCAGCGGGTGATATGTCGTCATGGCAGCGTGTGTTGCGTCGTCATGGCAGCTTGTGATGCGTCGTCATGGCAGCGGGTGATATGTCGTCATGGCAGCGTGTGTTGCGTCGTCATGGCAGCGGGTGATATGTCGTCATGGCAGCTTGGGATGCGTCGTCATGGCAGCGTGTGTTGCGTCGTCATGGCAGCGGGTGACACGTCGTCATGGCAGCGGGTGACACGTCGTCATGGCAGCGGGTGATATGTCGTCATGGCAGCGTGTGATACGTCGTCATGGCAGCGTGTGTTGCGTCGTCATGGCAGCGGGTGACACGTCGTCATGGCAGCGGGTGACACGTCGTCATGGCAGCGGGTGatatgttgtcatggtaacgggtGACGCGTTGTCATGGCAGCGTGTGATACGTTGTCATGGCAGCGTGTGATACGTCGTCATGGCAGCGTGTGAGGCGTCGTCATGGCAGCGTGTGAGGCGTCGTCATGGCAGCGGGTGAAGCATCGTCATGGCAGCGGGTGATGCGTCGTCATGGCAGCGTGTGTTGTGTCGTCATGGCAGCAGGTGACGCGTCGTCATGGCAGCGTGTGACGCGTCGTCATGGCAGCGTGTGAGGCGTCGTCATGGCAGCGGGTGAAGCGTCGTCATGGCAGCGGGTGGCGGCGGGCGGCCAGCGTCTCCTGCAGCTCGTGGCACAAACACTGACAGAACCCGTAcagaaccagcagcagcagagtggacGGAACCAGACTCACCAGAACCACACCGAGCCACAGCTGACCGATCATCAGCAGGTAGATCCCCAGAGGAAGAGAGCTGAAGTACACCTGGAGGACAGGTGagacgtcacacacacacctgtacacacacacctgtacacacacacctgtacacacacacacctgtacacacatacacacacacacacctgtacacacacacacctgtacacacacacacctgtacacacacacacctgtacacacacacctgtacacacacctgtacacacacacctgtacacacacacctgtacacacacacctgtacacacacacacacctgtacacacacctgtacacacacacacacacacacctgtacaaacacacctgtacacacacacacctgtacacacacctgtacacacacacctgtacacacacctgtacacacacacacacacacacacacctgtacacacacacacacacacacacacacacctgtacacacacacacacacacacacacacctgtacacacacacacacacacctgtacacacacacacacacctgtacacacacctctacacacacacacacctgtacacacacacacacacacacacacctgtacacacacacacacacctgtacacacacctctacacacacacacacctgtacacacacacacacacacacctgtacacacacacacctgtacacacacacacacacacctgacagtCCCTGTGATGTCACTCACCAGGCACAGCGCCCCCAGCAGGCAGCGGGGGAAGCTGCGGGTCGTCCAGGTGCGACACTTGTGAGCCGGCAGGTGACAGGGCAGCGAGTCGAGGCTGGGGGCGCGGTACACCCCCACCACGTTGAGCATGCTCAGTGAGTCCGAGGAGCGAGACTCCGGCAGCTCCATGATGGTGACCACGAGACAGTCTGAGGACACGCCTGCAGCACACGGGACGCTCAGAGAACACGCTAACGACACGCTAACGACACGCTAGCTACACGCTAACGACACGCTAACGACACGCTAGCTACACGCTAACTACACGCTAACTACAGACTAACTACACCCTAACGACACGCTAGCTACACGCTAACTACACGCTAGCTACACGCTAACGACACGCTAACTACAGGCTAACTACACGCTAACTACACGCTAACTACACGCTAACTACACGCTAACTACACGCTAGCTACACGCTAACGACACGCTAACTACAGGCTAACTACACGCTAACTACACGCTAACTACACGCTAGCTACACGCTAACTACACGCTAACTACAGGCTAACTACGCCCTAACGACACGCTTACTACACCCTAACGACACGCTAACTACACCCTAACGACACGCTAGCTACACGCTAACTACATGCTAACTACAGGCTAACTACAGGCTAACTACACCCTAACGACACGCTAACTACACCCTAACGACACGTTAACTACACGTTACCTACACGCTAACTACACCCTAACGACACGCTAACTACAGGCTAACTACACGCTAGCTACACGCTAACTACACGCTAACTACAGGCTAACTACGCCCTAACGACACGCTTACTACACCCTAACGACACGCTAACTACACCCTAACGACACGCTAACTACAGGCTAACTACACGCTAACTACACGCTAACTACACGCTAGCTACACGCTAACTACACGCTAACTACAGGCTAACTACGCCCTAACGACACGCTTACTACACCCTAACGACACGCTAACTACACCCTAACGACACGCTAGCTACACGCTAACTACATGCTAACTACAGGCTAACTACAGGCTAACTACACCCTAACGACACGCTAACTACACCCTAACGACACGTTAACTACACGTTACCTACACGCTAACTACACCCTAACGACACGCTAACTACAGGCTAACTACACGCTAGCTACACGCTAACTACACGCTAACTACAGGCTAACTACGCCCTAACGACACGCTTACTACACCCTAACGACACGCTAACTACACCCTAACGACACGCTAGCTACACGCTAACTACACGCTAACTACAGGCTAACTACAGGCTAACTACACCCTAACGACACGCTAACTACACGTTACCTACACGCTAACTACAGGCTAACTACACGCTAACTACACCCTAACTACACGCTAACTACAGGCTAACTACACGCTAACTACATGCTAACGACACACTAACTACACGCTAACGACACGCTAGCTACACGCTAACTACACGCTAACTACAGGCTAACTACACCCTAACGACACACTAACTACACGTTACCTACACGCTAACTACACCCTAACTAGACGCTAGCTACAGGCTAACTACACGCTAACTACACGCTTACACTAACACACCGTCTGGACTCACCTGTCAGACTGCTGGGGCTCAGCAccacctcccccccccctcccccccccccctcctcctcctcctcctcctcctcctcctcctcgccgcGCTCGGTCCTGACACGACAGCACCGCCAGGATGTGTCTGTCATCCTCCATCAACCACACCTGACGGAGCAGAAGAGAGGAGgtcaggagggggggggtggaggagaaggggggtAAGGGGGGGGGTGGAGTTAGGGGGGGTGGAGttaggggggtggaggaggtgggggggttagggttctcACCTCCTCATCAGGAACTCGGGTCTCGTGGCGGCAGAAGGGACAGCTGATGATGGACGGAGACGACTCACCTGGAAAccaatgggggggggggggtggagaagGGGGGGGTTAAACTCATCCAGGTGTcctgtgaccccccccccagGTGTCCTGTGACCCCCCACCCAGGCGGACTCACCCATGTCCACCATCTTCTTGAGGCAGCGGGCACAGACCCGGTGGAGGCAGCGCAGCAGCTTCGGCTTCCGGCTCCGCGTGTCGAACCGATTATAACAGATCTTACactccagctcctccagagaCAAGACCAGAGCCTGGGCCCAGGACTgcacctgggggggggggggagacacaTCAGAGCCTGGGCCCAGGACTgcacctggggggggggggggggacacatcAGAGCCTGGGCCCAGGACTgcacctggggggggggggggggacacatcAGAGCCTGGGTCCAGGACTGCACCTGGGGGGGGGTTATGGGATGTCTCACCTTGCCCTCCatgtctctgattggctccGCCTCCTTCAGCTGACTCATCCTGAAACAGAGAGTAGTACTAGTTAGTACTCAGCATGGCACCACAAAGTCTGtagaaacatgtcaaagaatgatTGATAGAGTCCAGAATAACTTCAGGTGCCTTACATGGACATcacattctgctcaaactgcatactgaagatatttgaccctctctgtgttctggagtgaatctttgtcagtgtctcaggcatGTAGACATGAACCGAGCTCGTATTACAGTTTTTTcccattggtttggctcattggtttggctcattggtttggctcattggtttggctcattggtttggctcatttcttgaaacagaaattacattctcaaaacaaCATGGACAAACCTCCAAACTACTTGGCAATTGTTCACAACAGAattgtatttctcattgatTTCATCACTTTGCAAATGTCTTTGTACATCCTTGCAAATGATTAAGTACAGTTAGCACAGTTAGCACAGTTAGCCTACAGTTAGCACAGTTAGCCTACAGTTAGCACAGTTAGCCTACATTTAGCACAATTTCCAAGTGAATAGATCCTGTTGAtctaaactgattgattgattctcagtctaatggttgttctctccaaaacatgtcagcatcatttcattctataagtcatcacatgcaaaatagtctgttcaattgtcaaaataagtcaagaacctaataccatgaatatcatatatgaatctcttggaacatttgatcaattgattaattgacagtCAGGTGAAAATAGAACTTGACTAAGGAAGGAGGAGTTTCACACATCTCAGATGACCAATCAAAGAATATGTTTAGTTACCTGACAGGTGCTGTCCATGATAGTGAATGCTGCCaaacatgtatatatagagCTTGACCAGGACTAGTACAATTTGTGAACATGGAGGCACCTCGCCAAGTAAATGAACAAGGGCAACTGCCTGctcgaggaagaggaagaagaagaggaggaggagtaagggtgTGTGGTGGTAGAATAGGGGGAAGAGGTCGAGGAGCAAGAAGACACCATGCTGTTCCAGATGAAATTCGGGCCACACTTATAGACCATGTTATCAACTATCGGCTCTGATTTTATCCTTGAAAATGAGAGAGGTCTCGTAGGGCCTCACCTACCAAAGTATGTAATTGTATGGGACAATGTGAATTTCCACCGTGGCCCGCTCATCAGAGCCTGGTTCACTACTCATCCAAGGATGGTCATGGTGTTCCTACCAccttactctcctttcctcaatCCTATTGAGGAGTTTTTCTCCGCTTGGAGGTGGAGAGTGTATGAACATCAGGCTCAACATCAGAGGTCCTTGCTCCATGCAATGGACGCTGCGTGTGATGATCTTACAGGAGATCAGTGCAGGGGATGGTTGCGACATGCACGCCGTTTCTTCCCTCGTTGCATCACAAGGGAGAATATACACTGTGATGTGGACGAGAATCTGtggccagacagacagcagcatgtggatggccaggagggtgaggatgatgaccaggagagggagggtgaggacagcgaccagtgaagaaatgttagttttgaatctccggctttatttacagcactgtaggctacatataattttccttgttttttgtgtatatgtttatattacagtatattgtgctatatacattttcttttagtaaCTCTGATGGAAGTTACTAtgtgtatgaataaaaatggttaCAATTTCCTTGGCAGTATGAGTGCAATGTGTTTGGAGGGTACTCTTACCgtaaagtcctttttttcttttcttttttcagttttatacacaattgTATTCTGTTAGCTAGACAAAACAACTAGTACAGTAACCACTGTGAATGAAGGACTGTGCTAAGACTGAGAGGTGGACATAAGGGATATTTCAACGGTCCTCTGCCATAGTGACAAAACATCTAACCATTTTGAGTTGCAGTGCTCACACAATGCCAAAGGGACAATGCATTTTGGGGGCACTGACTgtttatatgagaaagaaatttagttttgacacatgagtgaactgttttgggagagatatgagcttttgcaagtgaactatgttgttgtgctgaactgtaagactgttctgccaaatgatcttagagttttgagaatgtaatttctgtttcatgtattaagacagaacttCTGACTTGATTCATCTTTGCCGTCTATCTACACAGTTTCCGAATAacagtacaagtacctctaactgtactacagtaaagtagtagtacctctaactgtactacagtaaagtacgagtacctctaactgtactacagtaaagtactagtacctctaactgtactacagtaaagtagtagtacctctaactgtactacagtaaagtacgagtacctctaactgtactacagtaaagtactagtacctctaactgtactacagtaaagtagtagtacctctaacagtactacagtaaagtacgagtacctctaactgtactacagtaaagtactagtacctctaactgtactacagtaaagtactagtacctctaactgtactacagtaaagtactagtacctctaacagtactacagtaaagtactagtacctctaactgtactacagtagagtactagtacctctaacagtactacagtaaagtagtagtacctctaacagtactgcagtatagtactagtacctctaacagtactacagtaaagtactagtacctctaactgtactgcagtaaagtactagtacctctaactgtactacagtaaagtactagtacctctaacagtactacagtatagtactagtacctctaacagtactgcagtatagtactagtacctctaactgtactacagtatagtactagtacctctaacagtactacagtaaagtactagtacctctaacagtactacagtaaagtactagtacctctaactgtactacagtatagtactagtacctctaactgtactacagtaaagtactagtacctctaacagtactacagtaaagtactagtacctctaactgtactacagtaaagtactagtacctctaacagtactacagtaaagtactagtacctctaactgtactacagtaaagtactagtacctctaacagtactacagtaaagtactagtaccatgtataataataataatataataataatgataatattaatagtagtaataatataatataatatagtaataatgatgatggtaCCTGTGTGATGGAGGAGTCGGTACCGTTTCTCTGATCACTGCAGCGCGCGGCCGGCGGCGGGAGACcgggttaccatggtaaccagccTGCAGCGGGACGACGGTAAATGACGGGCTGATGAAGCTGATCGGCGGAGGATCGATAACCTGATGGATTAACAGCTGATCAGAGATGAGACCTGTTCATCTCCTCTCAGCTGATGGAGGACACGTGACGCCGAGCGGTGACGTCACTGACTGTTTGTGTCGTCACAGAAACGTCACGGATCGATAAACCTGATCAGTGATTATATAAAACACGGATTACCAAGCAGAGACAAACCAGACTCACTTTATcttcaaatattaatattttattctgctttaaatattttattttaatattcagttaAAGATTtgagtgtttcctgtttcctgtcctgtTACCTGGTTTGGTTTTTATGAAATACAAATTTTAGTGATTTAGTAGAACGTGCACATTGTTGTCATGATATTagcacacctgaacacctgaacacacctgaacacacctgaacacaccatgaacacctgaacacaccatgaacacacctgaacacctgaacacacctgaacacacctgaacacacctgaacacacctgaacacctgaacacacctgaacacaccatgaacacacctgaacacacctgaacacctgaacacacctgaacacaccatgaacacaccatgaacacaccatgaacacacctgaacacacctgaacacaccatgaacacacctgaacacacctgaacacctgaacacacctgaacacaccatgaacacacctgaacacaccatgaacacctgaacacaccatgaacacaccatgaacacaccatgaacacaccatgaacacacctgaacacacctgaacacacctgaacacacctgaacacaccatgaacacacctgaacacacctgaacacaccatgaacacaccatgaacacaccatgaacacacctgaacacaccatgaacacacctgaacacacctgaacacaccatgaacacacctgaacacaccatgaacacacctgaacacaccatgaacacctgaacacaccatgaacacaccatgaacacacctgaacacaccatgaacacacctgaacacacctgaacacacctgaacacacctgaacacaccatgaacacaccatgaacaccagaacacacatgaacacacctgaacacaccatgaacacacctgaacacacctgaacacacctgaacataccatgaacacaccatgaacacacctgaacacctgaacacacctgaacacacctgaacacaccatgaacacacatgaacacacctgaacacacctgaacacacctgaacacaccatgaacacacctgaacacacctgaacacaccatgaacacacctgaacacacctgaacacacctgaacacaccatgaacacaccatgaacacaccatgaacacaccatgaacacaccatgaacacctgaacacacctgaacacaccatgaacacacctgaacacacctgaacacacctgaacacaccatgaacacaccatgaacacaccatgaacacaccatgaacacctgaacacacctgaacacacctgaacacaccatgaacacctgaacacacctgaacacaccatgaacacacctgaacacacctgaacacacctgaacacacctgaacacaccatgaacacacctgaacacacctgaacacacctgaacacaccatgaacacaccatgaacacaccatgaacacaccatgaacacacctgaacacaccatgaacacaccatgaacacaccatgaacacacctgaacacaccatgaacacacctgaacacacctgaacacctgaacacacctgaacacaccatgaacacaccatgaacacacctgaacacaccatgaacacaccatgaacacacctgaacacctgaacacacctgaacacacctgaacacacctgaacacacctgaacacaccatgaacacacctgaacacaccatgaacacaccatgaagacaccatgaacacctgaacacaccatgaacacaccatgaacacacctgaacacaccatgaacacaccatgaacacctgaacacaccatgaacacacctgaacacaccatgaacacaccatgaacacacctgaacacaccatgaacacaccatgaacacacctgaacacaccatgaacacaccatgaacacaccatgaacacaccatgaacacaccatgaacacacctgaacacaccatgaacacacctgaacacacctgaacacaccatgaacacctgaacacaccatgaacacacctgaacacctgaacacacctgaacacacctgaacacacctgaacacacctgaacgcaccatgaacacacctgaacacaccatgaacacctgaacacaccatgaacacacctgaacacaccatgaacacaccatgaacacaccatgaacacacctgaacacctgaacacaccatgaacacaccatgaacacaccatgaacacacctgaacacacctgaacacaccatgaacacacctgaacacacctgaacacaccatgaacacacctgaacacaccatgaacacaccatgaacacctgaacacaccatgaacacacctgaacacaccatgaacacaccatgaacacacctgaacacaccatgaacacaccatgaacacacctgaacacacctgaacacacctgaacacaccatgaacacctgaacacctgaacactccatgaacacacctgaacacctgaacacacctgaacacacctgaacacacctgaacacacctgaacgcaccatgaacacacctgaacacaccatgaacacctgaacacaccatgaacacacctgaacacaccatgaacacacctgaacacaccatgaacacacctgaacacaccatgaacacaccatgaacacacctgaacacaccatgaacacaccatgaacacaccatgaacacacctgaacacaccatgaacacaccatgaacacaccatgaacacacctgaacacacctgaacacacctgaacacaccatgaacacctgaacacctgaacacaccatgaacacaccatgaacacctgaacacaccatgaacacacctgaacacaccatgaacacaccatgaacacaccatgaacacacctgaacacctgaacacaccatgaacacaccatgaacacaccatgaacacacctgaacacacctgaacacacctgaacacaccatgaatacaccatgaacacacctgaacacaccatgaacacaccatgaacacaccatgaacacacctgaacacaccatgaatacacctgtctatctatctagataaaCCAATGTCAATATGCGCTCTGCCTTAAATCtcatattttgacatttgtCTTATAAACCaatgatttgggtttttttcataaTCTCTAgtttttcatgaaatgttttttcttcctttaatttaatttaatttaatttaatttaatttaatttaacatctttaattaattttattccTAACATTTTACCTCCCTTTAAACAGGAATGTACCAGCAGAGGTTTTGGTTCACATCGGAAGTTTATTACTGCGgcgccgcccccccccccccccccccatcgtGTTTCCTGTGTTCGGGTAGGAACACTTCCGCTGATGCACGCAACGTCACTTCCTGTGTTACAACGATAAAGGCCTGGCGCGAGCTCCAGAGGTCTATTTTTTGGCAGTTCGGTGAATCCGGTATCCGGTAATATCCCGAACATCTCAACTGCAATCATGGTGAGTGTTTACCGGGGAGATGGGTCACGTGCTGGCCGCCGCGTGCAGCCGAGCATTTCCCGGTTTCCGGTGTTTGCCGGCATAAACGTAGCGGGAACGTCGCGGCTCCGCGCGCGCTTATCACAGTGATCAATAACCGGTTAATGATCAGCTGGGCCCAGTACCGGGGCTCTGCAGGCCGGTACCGGGGCTCCACAGGCTCTGCAGACCGATACCGGGGCTCTGCAGGCCGGTACCGGAGCTCTGCAGGCGGGTACCGGGGCTCCGGTAGGTTAGCCTGTAGCTACCGGGCTAGCTGCCGGTGTCCCATAAACAAAGAGTCTGTGAAACATTTAGAGGGTCAGGGTTCTGGTTGCTATGGGTATAAAGGGTTCTGGTTGCTAAGGGTATAAAGGGttctggttgctatggttataAAGGGTTCTGGTTGCTATGGGTATAAAGGGTTCTGGTTGCTAAGGGTATAAAGGGttctggttgctatggttataAAGGGTTCTGGTTGCTATGGGTATAAAGGGTTCTGGTTGCTAAGGGTATAAAGGGttctggttgctatggttataAAGGGTTCTGGTTGCTATGGGTATAAAGGGTTCTGGTTGCTATGGGTATAAAGGGTTCTGGTTGCTAGGGGTCTAAAGGGTTCTGGTTGCTATGGGTATAAAGGGTTCTGGTTGCTATGGGTATTAAGGGTTCTGGTTGCTAAGGTTAAAGGGTTCTGGTTGCTGTGGGTATAAAGGGTTCTGGTTGCTAGGGTTATAAAGGGTTCTGGTTGCTAGGGTATAAAGGGTTCTGGTTGCTATGGGTTATAAAGGGTTCTGGTTGCTAGGGTTATAAAGGGTTCTGGTTGCTAGGGTATTAAGGGTTCTGGTTGCTATGGGTATAAAGGGTTCTGGTTGCTAGGGTTATAAAGGGTTCTGGTTGCTATGGGTATTAAGGGTTCTGGTTGCTAGGGTTAATTGGTTCTGGTTGCTAGGGTATTAAGGGTTCTGGTTGCTATGGGTCTAAAGGGTTCTGGTTGCTAGGGTATAAAGGGTTCTGGTTGCTATGGGTATAAAGGGTTCTGGTTGCTATGGGTCTAAAGGGTTCTGGTTGCTATGGGTATAAAGGGTTCTGGTTGCTATGGGTCTAAAGGGTTCTGGTTGCTATGGGTATAAAGGGTTCTGGTTGCTAGGGTTAATTGGTTCTGGTTGCTATGGGTATAAAGGGTT contains:
- the LOC128355439 gene encoding LOW QUALITY PROTEIN: E3 ubiquitin-protein ligase RNF182 (The sequence of the model RefSeq protein was modified relative to this genomic sequence to represent the inferred CDS: deleted 1 base in 1 codon), with the protein product MSQLKEAEPIRDMEGKVQSWAQALVLSLEELECKICYNRFDTRSRKPKLLRCLHRVCARCLKKMVDMGESSPSIISCPFCRHETRVPDEEVWLMEDDRHILAVLSCQDRARRGGGGEEEEEEGGGGGGGEVVLSPSSLTACSLSVPCAAGVSSDCLVVTIMELPESRSSDSLSMLNVVGVYRAPSLDSLPCHLPAHKCRTWTTRSFPRCLLGALCLVYFSSLPLGIYLLMIGQLWLGVVLVSLVPSTLLLLVLYGFCQCLCHELQETLAARRHPLP